In a single window of the Streptomyces sp. CGMCC 4.7035 genome:
- a CDS encoding GPR1/FUN34/YaaH family transporter, producing the protein MDNDVSAGSTTSIVGRLALGITLLAFGLGSTKVIDGVTAAGAVSLAHYVGGVALFLAGLLALRDRDTVTGTAFSVLGALWFTWAVTAGNQMSDNAAGLFLLLFALVALSLTLGAAGGVLDQGTYGLFFVSLLLLAIARFADNDSLGKAGGWFAVAAGAVAWYAATAVLAKWPTALPRRAAGRGVTAAG; encoded by the coding sequence GTGGACAACGACGTCTCTGCGGGAAGCACCACCTCGATCGTCGGCCGACTCGCACTGGGCATCACCCTGCTGGCCTTCGGTCTCGGATCCACCAAGGTGATCGACGGCGTGACGGCGGCCGGCGCCGTGTCACTTGCCCACTATGTCGGCGGAGTTGCCCTGTTCCTCGCCGGCCTGCTCGCTCTCCGCGACCGCGACACCGTCACCGGTACGGCCTTCTCGGTGCTCGGGGCCCTGTGGTTCACCTGGGCCGTCACGGCCGGCAACCAGATGTCCGACAACGCGGCCGGACTCTTCCTCCTGCTGTTCGCCCTGGTCGCGCTGAGCCTGACGCTCGGTGCCGCCGGCGGTGTCCTCGACCAGGGCACCTACGGGCTGTTCTTCGTCTCGCTGCTCCTGCTGGCCATCGCGCGCTTCGCGGACAACGACTCGCTGGGCAAGGCGGGAGGCTGGTTCGCGGTGGCCGCGGGCGCGGTCGCCTGGTACGCGGCGACGGCGGTGCTGGCCAAGTGGCCCACGGCCCTGCCGCGACGCGCTGCCGGCCGGGGGGTGACGGCCGCCGGCTGA
- a CDS encoding universal stress protein: MAGHEFFDPADRKRPVADPTAAEPLAAEESRPSCDPAFKHGVVVGFDGSTSSERALAYAIGMAHRSRSGLIIVHVANRLPTTVWAGCEPPVFVDVPDHRTEVLGLELACADYLAEVPWILVERGGDICHELEEVGREYEADAIVVGSTHGIVGRIFGSVAGRLAKRAQRPVIVIP, translated from the coding sequence ATGGCCGGACACGAATTCTTCGATCCCGCGGACCGCAAGCGCCCCGTCGCCGATCCCACGGCGGCCGAGCCCTTGGCGGCGGAAGAGTCACGCCCGTCCTGCGACCCCGCCTTCAAGCATGGTGTGGTCGTCGGCTTCGACGGCTCGACCTCCAGCGAGCGTGCCCTCGCGTACGCGATCGGCATGGCCCACCGTTCCCGCTCGGGCCTGATCATCGTCCACGTCGCCAACCGGCTGCCCACCACGGTGTGGGCGGGCTGCGAGCCGCCGGTCTTCGTCGATGTGCCGGACCACCGGACGGAGGTCCTCGGGCTGGAGCTGGCCTGCGCGGACTACCTGGCCGAAGTGCCCTGGATCCTCGTCGAGCGCGGTGGTGACATCTGCCACGAACTCGAAGAGGTGGGGCGGGAGTACGAGGCGGACGCGATCGTCGTGGGCTCCACGCACGGCATCGTGGGCCGCATCTTCGGATCGGTCGCGGGGCGCTTGGCCAAGCGTGCTCAGCGGCCGGTGATCGTCATTCCCTGA
- a CDS encoding helix-turn-helix domain-containing protein produces MSHDSTAAPDAVARKLSGRRRKEIVAVLLFSGGPIFESSIPLSVFGIDRQDAGVPRYRLLVAGGEDGPLRTTGGLELTAPYGLEAISRAGTVVVPAWRSITSPPPEEALDALRRAHEEGARIVGLCTGAFVLAAAGLLDGRPATTHWMYAPTLAKRYPSVHVDPRELFVDDGDVLTSAGTAAGIDLCLHIVRTDHGNEAAGALARRLVVPPRRSGGQERYLDRSLPEEIGADPLAEVVAWALEHLHEQFDVETLAARAYMSRRTFDRRFRSLTGSAPLQWLITQRVLQAQRLLETSDYSVDEVAGRCGFRSPVALRGHFRRQLGSSPAAYRAAYRARRPQSDRSGDTDGPGGPPVPQVPQEAAAVPLQTRRTAAASALGSTASLSTDHGKHVPELYAAGRPSLPGQRSAQ; encoded by the coding sequence ATGAGCCACGACTCCACTGCCGCGCCGGATGCCGTGGCCCGGAAGCTTTCCGGGCGACGCCGCAAGGAGATCGTCGCGGTGCTGCTGTTCAGCGGCGGCCCCATCTTCGAGAGTTCCATACCGCTTTCGGTGTTCGGGATCGACCGCCAGGACGCCGGAGTGCCGCGCTACCGACTGCTGGTGGCCGGCGGCGAGGACGGCCCGCTGCGGACCACAGGGGGCCTGGAACTCACCGCGCCGTACGGGCTCGAGGCGATCTCGCGGGCAGGCACCGTAGTCGTGCCGGCCTGGCGGTCGATCACCTCGCCGCCACCGGAGGAGGCGCTCGACGCGCTGCGCCGGGCACACGAAGAGGGCGCCCGCATCGTCGGGCTGTGCACCGGTGCCTTCGTACTGGCCGCCGCCGGACTGCTCGACGGGCGGCCGGCCACCACACACTGGATGTACGCGCCGACGCTGGCCAAGCGCTATCCGTCGGTGCACGTCGATCCGCGCGAGCTGTTCGTGGACGACGGAGACGTGCTGACGTCGGCCGGTACGGCGGCCGGCATCGACCTGTGCCTCCACATCGTGCGCACGGACCACGGCAACGAGGCGGCGGGCGCGCTCGCCCGGCGCCTGGTGGTCCCACCGCGCCGCAGCGGCGGCCAGGAGCGCTATCTCGACAGGTCTTTACCCGAGGAGATCGGCGCCGACCCGCTCGCGGAGGTCGTCGCCTGGGCGCTGGAGCACCTCCACGAGCAGTTCGACGTGGAGACGCTGGCGGCGCGCGCGTACATGAGCAGGCGGACGTTCGACCGACGCTTCCGCTCGCTCACCGGCAGCGCACCGCTGCAGTGGCTGATCACCCAGCGGGTGCTCCAGGCGCAGCGGCTCCTGGAGACCTCCGACTACTCGGTCGACGAGGTCGCCGGGCGCTGCGGCTTCCGCTCCCCGGTCGCGCTGCGCGGGCACTTCCGGCGCCAGCTGGGCTCGTCGCCGGCCGCGTACCGGGCCGCGTACCGGGCACGCCGCCCGCAGAGCGACCGGTCGGGGGACACGGACGGCCCCGGAGGCCCACCGGTTCCGCAGGTGCCGCAGGAGGCCGCCGCGGTACCGCTGCAGACCCGCCGCACGGCGGCCGCGAGCGCGCTGGGCTCCACGGCGTCGCTGTCCACGGACCACGGCAAGCACGTCCCCGAGCTGTACGCGGCGGGCCGTCCGAGCCTGCCGGGGCAGCGCAGCGCGCAGTAG
- the orn gene encoding oligoribonuclease produces MNDRMVWIDCEMTGLSLSDDALIEVAALVTDSELNVLGEGVDIVIRPPDAALETMPEVVRQMHTASGLLDELAAGTTLAEAEEQVLAYIREHVKEPGKAPLCGNSVGTDRGFLTRDMPTLENYLHYRIVDVSSIKELARRWYPRAYFNSPEKNGNHRALADIRESIAELRYYREAIFVPQPGPDSETARTIAARHVVPAR; encoded by the coding sequence ATGAACGATCGCATGGTGTGGATCGACTGCGAGATGACCGGACTCTCGCTGTCCGACGACGCGCTCATCGAGGTGGCCGCGCTGGTCACCGACTCCGAGCTGAACGTACTCGGCGAGGGGGTGGACATCGTGATCCGGCCGCCGGACGCGGCGCTGGAGACGATGCCGGAGGTGGTGCGTCAGATGCACACCGCCTCGGGACTGCTCGACGAGCTGGCGGCCGGCACGACGCTCGCCGAGGCCGAGGAGCAGGTCCTCGCCTACATCCGGGAGCACGTCAAGGAACCGGGCAAGGCCCCGTTGTGCGGCAACTCCGTCGGCACGGACCGCGGCTTCCTGACCCGTGACATGCCGACGCTGGAGAACTACCTCCACTACCGGATCGTGGACGTCAGCTCGATCAAGGAGCTGGCGCGGCGCTGGTACCCGCGGGCGTACTTCAACAGTCCCGAGAAGAACGGCAACCACCGGGCGCTTGCCGACATCCGCGAGTCGATCGCGGAGCTGCGCTACTACCGGGAGGCGATCTTCGTACCGCAGCCCGGCCCCGACTCGGAGACGGCACGCACGATCGCTGCCAGGCACGTGGTGCCCGCGCGCTGA
- a CDS encoding VOC family protein yields MLSIGSVVVGVSDVRRAAAFWMEALGYVPRDEIEDDWVVLVPPGGAAGPRLSLGLSETPVQEHPRVHLDLYAGDAADQAAEVERLVALGARRVDWDLYPEDPEDADFAVLADPDGNRFCVIDTGRGTED; encoded by the coding sequence ATGTTGAGTATCGGGTCCGTCGTTGTGGGGGTGTCCGACGTGCGGCGGGCCGCCGCGTTCTGGATGGAGGCGCTGGGCTATGTGCCGCGGGACGAGATCGAGGACGACTGGGTCGTGCTCGTGCCGCCGGGCGGAGCCGCCGGGCCCCGGCTGTCGCTGGGGCTGAGCGAGACGCCCGTACAGGAGCATCCGCGCGTGCATCTCGATCTGTACGCGGGTGACGCCGCCGACCAGGCCGCCGAGGTCGAGCGGCTCGTCGCGCTCGGCGCGCGGCGCGTCGACTGGGACCTGTATCCCGAGGATCCCGAGGACGCCGACTTCGCCGTGCTCGCCGACCCCGACGGCAACCGCTTCTGTGTCATCGACACCGGGCGAGGCACGGAGGACTGA
- a CDS encoding GNAT family N-acetyltransferase: MLTPEPIRTARLDLLPLRVEHAEEMAEALSDPGLHEFIGGTPYSPTALRARYEVLVAGSPDPALSWCNWVLWLREASRLVGTVQATVTGGDAEIAWVVGTPWQGRGLAREAARGLVDWLGQRHVTTVIAHIHPDHRASESVAAAIGLIPTDQRQDGEVTWRSRLPS; encoded by the coding sequence ATGCTCACCCCCGAGCCGATCCGCACCGCCCGCCTGGACCTCCTCCCGCTCCGCGTCGAACACGCCGAGGAGATGGCCGAGGCCCTGTCCGACCCCGGCCTGCATGAGTTCATCGGCGGCACGCCGTACTCCCCCACGGCCTTGCGCGCACGCTACGAGGTCCTGGTCGCCGGCTCCCCCGACCCGGCCCTCTCCTGGTGCAACTGGGTCCTGTGGCTGCGCGAGGCGTCCCGTCTCGTGGGCACGGTCCAGGCGACGGTCACGGGCGGAGACGCGGAGATCGCATGGGTGGTGGGGACGCCGTGGCAGGGGAGGGGGCTGGCCAGGGAGGCGGCACGGGGGCTGGTCGACTGGCTCGGACAGCGGCACGTGACCACCGTCATCGCCCACATTCACCCGGACCACCGGGCATCGGAGTCCGTCGCGGCGGCGATCGGGCTGATACCGACGGATCAGCGGCAGGACGGAGAGGTCACATGGCGGTCGCGGCTGCCGAGTTGA
- a CDS encoding LacI family DNA-binding transcriptional regulator, with product MAGHGARGRSGRRPTLEEVAARAGVGRGTVSRVINGSPRVSDATRAAVEAAVAELGYVPNTAARALAANRTDAIALVVPESETRFFAEPYFSDMLKGVGAELSETEMQLLLIFAGNDRERRRLAQYLAAHRVDGVLLVSVHADDPLPDLLAQLEIPAVISGPRSERETLPSVDSDNYGGGRSAVEHLIARGRTNIATITGRLDVYGAQRRIDGYRDALRDAGREVDEALIVPGDFTEEGGRRAMAELLAGRPDLDAVFAESDVMAAGARQVLREKGRRIPDDVALVGYDDSAIARHMDPPLTSVRQPIEEMGRAMIDLLLDEIADRRPAASRGLDRRQVVLPTELVERDSS from the coding sequence ATGGCAGGCCACGGAGCGCGGGGCCGGAGCGGCCGGCGGCCGACCCTGGAGGAGGTCGCCGCACGGGCGGGTGTGGGCCGCGGCACGGTCTCCCGGGTGATCAACGGTTCGCCACGGGTCAGCGACGCGACACGCGCGGCCGTCGAGGCGGCGGTCGCGGAGCTCGGCTACGTACCCAACACGGCGGCCCGGGCGCTGGCCGCCAACCGTACGGACGCGATCGCCCTCGTCGTCCCCGAATCGGAGACCCGCTTCTTCGCGGAGCCGTACTTCTCGGACATGCTGAAGGGCGTGGGCGCCGAGCTGTCGGAGACGGAGATGCAGCTGCTGCTGATCTTCGCGGGCAACGACCGTGAGCGGCGCCGCCTGGCGCAGTATCTGGCGGCGCACCGGGTGGACGGCGTCCTGCTGGTCTCGGTGCACGCGGACGATCCGCTGCCGGACCTCCTCGCCCAGCTGGAGATCCCGGCCGTGATCAGCGGCCCCCGCTCGGAGCGCGAGACGCTGCCGTCGGTGGACTCCGACAACTACGGCGGCGGCCGCTCCGCGGTCGAGCACCTGATCGCCCGCGGTCGTACGAACATCGCCACGATCACCGGTCGCCTCGACGTGTACGGCGCCCAGCGGCGCATCGACGGCTACCGGGACGCTCTGCGGGACGCGGGCCGGGAGGTGGACGAGGCCCTGATCGTCCCTGGTGACTTCACCGAGGAGGGCGGCCGCCGGGCGATGGCGGAACTCCTGGCCGGCCGCCCGGACCTGGACGCGGTGTTCGCGGAGTCGGACGTGATGGCGGCGGGCGCGCGCCAGGTGCTGCGCGAGAAGGGCCGCCGCATACCCGACGACGTGGCCCTGGTCGGTTACGACGACTCGGCGATCGCCCGCCACATGGACCCGCCCCTGACCAGCGTGCGCCAGCCGATCGAGGAGATGGGCCGCGCGATGATCGACCTGCTCCTCGACGAGATCGCGGACCGCCGCCCGGCGGCCTCCCGCGGCCTGGACCGCCGCCAGGTGGTCCTGCCGACGGAACTGGTGGAGCGGGACTCTTCCTGA
- a CDS encoding ABC transporter substrate-binding protein produces the protein MRARTRTAHRAVALAAVTALGAGLLAGCADDGGDKSGSSSDSGGSGKTTISLGLFGTFGFKEAGLYAEYEKLHPNIKITENVTERNENYYPALVNHLTTGSGLQDIQGVEVGNIAEVVGTQAAKLTDLSKVSGVNKSDFLDWKWAQATTKDGQTIGLGTDVGPMAVCYRKDLFQAAGLPTDRTEVGKLWSGDWSKLVSVGERYQKKAPKGTTFWDSPGGLLNAVLSSEKEKFYDSSGKVIYKTNPAVKSAFDLTADAAKKGLVGAQTQFQPTWDQTIANVKFAAMACPPWMLGYIKGKSKADAKGKWDVAVAPKSGNWGGSFLTVPKTGKHVKEAQELAAWLTAPAQQAKLFKVQGSFPSAQTAYNSPEVTGAKNEMTGDAPIGTIFGEAAKSSPVQIIGPKDQIIQQGLTDNGVILVTKGKSAEEAWNTATKTIDNNLEK, from the coding sequence ATGCGTGCACGTACCCGAACCGCCCACCGGGCGGTCGCCCTCGCGGCCGTCACCGCGCTGGGCGCCGGGCTGCTGGCCGGCTGTGCCGACGACGGCGGAGACAAGTCCGGCTCGTCGTCGGACAGCGGTGGCAGCGGCAAGACCACGATCAGCCTCGGTCTTTTCGGCACCTTCGGCTTCAAGGAGGCCGGCCTTTACGCCGAGTACGAGAAGCTCCACCCCAACATCAAGATCACCGAGAACGTCACCGAGCGGAACGAGAACTACTACCCGGCGCTCGTCAACCACCTCACCACCGGCAGCGGTCTGCAGGACATCCAGGGCGTCGAAGTCGGCAACATAGCCGAGGTCGTCGGCACCCAGGCGGCCAAGCTCACGGACCTCTCCAAGGTTTCGGGCGTGAACAAGAGCGACTTCCTCGACTGGAAGTGGGCGCAGGCCACCACCAAGGACGGACAGACGATCGGCCTCGGCACCGACGTCGGCCCGATGGCGGTCTGCTACCGCAAGGACCTCTTCCAGGCGGCCGGTCTGCCCACCGACCGCACGGAGGTCGGCAAGCTGTGGTCCGGCGACTGGAGCAAGCTCGTCAGCGTCGGCGAGCGGTACCAGAAGAAGGCGCCGAAGGGCACCACCTTCTGGGACTCCCCCGGCGGTCTGCTGAACGCCGTCCTCAGCAGTGAGAAGGAGAAGTTCTACGACTCCTCCGGCAAGGTCATCTACAAGACGAACCCGGCCGTCAAGAGCGCCTTCGACCTGACCGCGGACGCCGCCAAGAAGGGGCTGGTCGGCGCCCAGACGCAGTTCCAGCCGACCTGGGACCAGACGATCGCCAACGTGAAGTTCGCCGCGATGGCCTGCCCGCCGTGGATGCTCGGCTACATCAAGGGCAAGTCGAAGGCGGACGCCAAGGGCAAGTGGGACGTGGCCGTCGCGCCCAAGTCCGGCAACTGGGGCGGCTCCTTCCTGACCGTGCCGAAGACCGGCAAGCACGTGAAGGAGGCCCAGGAGCTGGCCGCCTGGCTGACCGCGCCCGCGCAGCAGGCGAAGCTGTTCAAGGTCCAGGGCAGCTTCCCGAGCGCGCAGACCGCGTACAACTCGCCCGAAGTCACCGGCGCCAAGAACGAGATGACCGGTGACGCCCCGATCGGCACGATCTTCGGCGAGGCCGCCAAGTCCAGCCCGGTCCAGATCATCGGCCCGAAGGACCAGATCATCCAGCAGGGTCTGACCGACAACGGCGTCATCCTCGTGACGAAGGGCAAGTCGGCCGAGGAGGCCTGGAACACGGCCACGAAGACCATCGACAACAACCTGGAGAAGTGA
- a CDS encoding carbohydrate ABC transporter permease: MATRHDTAAPPAKEGGAAPGRPPAVPTEAEQRRRARLSRRWQRDLRWSPYAFVSPFFLLFIAFGLFPLVYTAWASLHTVELTAPTDMEWAGLRNYTRIFDDDFFWNAAKNTLTIGIISTVPQLLMAMGLAHILNYKLRASTFYRVVMLAPYATSIAAASLVFVLLFGRDYGMINWALHFVGIDAIDWQNDKWPSQIAVSSIVIWRWTGYNALIYLAAMQAIPQDLYESAALDGANRWQQFFHVTLPQLRPTILFTVVVSTIGASQVFGEPLLFDANKGASGGAEHQFQTLGLYLYEQGWVNQHLGRASAIAWTMFLILIVIGIVNYVISRRLRASS; encoded by the coding sequence ATGGCCACCCGGCACGACACCGCCGCGCCCCCCGCGAAGGAGGGGGGCGCGGCCCCGGGCCGCCCGCCCGCCGTACCCACGGAGGCGGAGCAGCGGCGCCGCGCCCGCCTCTCCCGGCGCTGGCAGCGGGACCTGCGCTGGAGCCCGTACGCGTTCGTCTCGCCGTTCTTCCTGCTCTTCATCGCCTTCGGCCTGTTCCCGCTGGTCTACACGGCCTGGGCCTCGCTGCACACGGTGGAGCTGACGGCGCCCACCGACATGGAGTGGGCGGGGCTGCGCAACTACACCCGGATCTTCGACGACGACTTCTTCTGGAACGCGGCGAAGAACACCCTGACCATCGGGATCATCTCGACCGTCCCGCAGCTTCTGATGGCGATGGGCCTGGCCCACATCCTCAACTACAAGCTGCGCGCCTCGACCTTCTACCGGGTCGTGATGCTCGCGCCGTACGCGACGTCGATCGCGGCCGCCTCGCTGGTGTTCGTGCTGCTCTTCGGGCGCGACTACGGCATGATCAACTGGGCGCTGCACTTCGTCGGGATCGACGCCATCGACTGGCAGAACGACAAGTGGCCCTCGCAGATAGCCGTCTCGTCGATCGTCATCTGGCGCTGGACGGGCTACAACGCGCTGATCTACCTGGCGGCGATGCAGGCCATCCCGCAGGACCTGTACGAGTCGGCGGCCCTGGACGGTGCCAACCGCTGGCAGCAGTTCTTCCACGTCACGCTGCCCCAGCTGCGGCCGACGATCCTGTTCACGGTCGTCGTGTCGACGATCGGCGCCAGCCAGGTCTTCGGTGAGCCGCTGCTGTTCGACGCGAACAAGGGCGCGTCGGGCGGCGCCGAGCACCAGTTCCAGACGCTGGGTCTGTACCTGTACGAACAGGGCTGGGTGAACCAGCACCTGGGCCGGGCCTCCGCGATCGCCTGGACGATGTTCCTGATCCTCATCGTGATCGGGATCGTCAACTACGTCATCTCGCGCCGGTTGCGCGCCAGCAGTTAG
- a CDS encoding carbohydrate ABC transporter permease — protein sequence MTTTLTKPEEKTREPKRVRRPKAARAGGQLHAGPVAYAILILFSIGSLLPLVWTAIAASRNNNRLAQTPPPFWFGSNLFNNLEIAWNDANLGEAFFNTTFVAGVSAATIVFLSTIAGFAFAKLRFKGKGALMLIVIGTMMVPPQLSVIPLYMMVAKLDWTDQLQAVILPSLVSAFGVFFMRQYLIQALPDEIIEAARMDGASSWRVVWHVVFPAARPAMAVLGMLMFVQTWNDFLWPFLVLTQNGNPTVQVAVAGLGRGYTPDQSLIMAGALLGTLPLLLVFAIFGKQIVGGIMQGAVKG from the coding sequence GTGACGACGACCCTGACGAAGCCCGAGGAGAAGACCCGGGAGCCCAAACGCGTCCGCCGGCCCAAGGCCGCGCGCGCCGGCGGACAGCTCCACGCCGGTCCCGTGGCGTACGCCATCCTGATCCTGTTCAGCATCGGCTCGCTGCTCCCGCTGGTGTGGACGGCGATCGCCGCCTCGCGCAACAACAACCGGCTCGCGCAGACACCCCCGCCCTTCTGGTTCGGGTCGAACCTGTTCAACAACCTGGAGATCGCCTGGAACGACGCCAATCTGGGCGAGGCGTTCTTCAACACCACGTTCGTGGCGGGCGTTTCGGCGGCGACCATCGTCTTCCTGTCGACGATCGCCGGGTTCGCCTTCGCCAAGCTGCGGTTCAAGGGCAAGGGTGCCCTGATGCTGATCGTCATCGGCACGATGATGGTCCCGCCGCAGCTCAGCGTGATCCCGCTGTACATGATGGTCGCCAAGCTCGACTGGACCGACCAGTTGCAGGCAGTGATCCTGCCGTCGCTGGTGAGCGCGTTCGGGGTGTTCTTCATGCGGCAGTACCTGATCCAGGCGCTGCCGGACGAGATCATCGAGGCCGCCCGCATGGACGGCGCGAGCAGCTGGCGTGTGGTGTGGCACGTGGTGTTCCCGGCGGCCCGTCCCGCGATGGCCGTCCTGGGCATGCTGATGTTCGTGCAGACGTGGAACGACTTCCTGTGGCCGTTCCTGGTCCTGACCCAGAACGGCAACCCGACTGTGCAGGTCGCGGTCGCGGGCCTGGGCCGCGGCTACACTCCCGACCAGTCGCTGATCATGGCGGGCGCGTTGCT